Proteins from a genomic interval of Papaver somniferum cultivar HN1 chromosome 4, ASM357369v1, whole genome shotgun sequence:
- the LOC113272748 gene encoding uncharacterized protein LOC113272748 — protein sequence MKRLGQSKASGPDGFPISFYVLVWDIIKQDMMLVIKEMQQKNFLDWRLKNIFIALIPKKDTIEEIKDLRPISLVHGVYKIISKILTDRFKIILPDIISSQQTAFLRKRQILDGVLVANELIDSRIRSGRPGILVKVDFEKAFDHVNWDFLDEIMAKMNFGNKWRSWLKCCVELVRFSVLVNGSSEGYFKSKKSHLQLADDTLIFLEADTVQVENIRILLLSFEKLTGLKINFAKSEIFGVGHSGDITQFSSILGCYNSVFPTTYLGLPLSDKSGGVEKWKLVIERFIKYLAGWKKATLNRAGKISLINSVLASLPVYYMSLFVMPASVAKRLEHIMRKFLWNDNKGKKKMNLVKWPAISRRRKYGGLGVKNLKKMNKALLTKWLWRFATEDNVLWKDSIAEKYEIEQLGWITKTPKMTYGRCLWKGIMKCSTIFKSHIKFKVNSGSKTRFWRDKWIFDSPLCTKFPNLFAISRTKDLTVADVFDVSADDWNLLLPRRMSPDARLELSSLQNSLQGFVLNLMLQMKFYGTLPVKVNSQ from the exons ATGAAAAGATTAGGCCAATCAAAGGCTTCAGGGCCAGATGGTTTTCCTATAAGTTtttatgttcttgtttgggataTCATTAAGCAAGATATGATGTTGGTGATTAAGGAGATGCAACAAAAGAATTTCTTGGACTGGAGGTTAAAAAACATTTTCATAGCCTTAATTCCAAagaaagacacaattgaagaaataaaagacTTAAGACCAATTAGTCTTGTCCATGGAGTTTACAAGATTATCTCTAAGATACTTACAGACAGATTCAAAATCATTTTACCTGATATTATTTCTTCTCAGCAAACTGCATTTTTGAGGAAAAGGCAAATTCTGGATGGAGTTCTTGTTGCTAATGAACTCATTGATTCAAGAATTAGAAGTGGAAGACCTGGAATTCTAGTTAAGGTGGACTTTGAGAAAGCATTTGACCATGTAAATTGGGATTTTCTTGATGAAATCATGGCTAAGATGAATTTTGGAAACAAATGGAGAAGTTGGTTAAAATGCTGTGTGGAATTGGTGAGATTCTCTGTCTTGGTGAATGGTTCCTCTGAAGGCTATTTCAAATCAAAAAAAAG TCATTTGCAACTTGCTGATGACACTTTAATCTTTCTAGAAGCAGACACTGTCCAAGTTGAAAATATAAGAATTCTTCTCTTATCTTTTGAGAAACTTACAGGCTtaaaaattaactttgcaaaaagTGAAATTTTTGGTGTTGGACATTCTGGAGATATTACTCAATTTTCTTCTATTCTGGGTTGTTATAATAGTGTTTTTCCAACTACTTATCTGGGATTGCCTTTGAGTGATAAGAGTGGTGGTGTTGAAAAGTGGAAACTGGTTATTGAAAGATTTATCAAATACCTTGCTGGATGGAAAAAAGCAACTCTAAACAGAGCAGGTAAAATTTCTCTTATTAATAGTGTTTTGGCAAGTCTGCCAGTTTACTATATGTCTTTGTTTGTTATGCCAGCTTCTGTGGCTAAAAGGCTTGaacatatcatgagaaaatttctatGGAATGATAACAAAGGTAAGAAGAAAATGAATTTGGTTAAGTGGCCTGCTATtagtagaagaagaaaatatggtgGTCTTGgtgttaaaaacttaaaaaaaatgaataaggCTCTTCTTACTAAGTGGCTGTGGAGATTTGCAACTGAAGATAATGTTTTATGGAAAGATAGCATTGCTGAGAAATATGAAATTGAACAGCTGGGTTGGATAACAAAAACTCCAAAAATGACTTATGGCAGATGTCTATGGAAAGGAATTATGAAGTGCAGTACAATTTTTAAAAGTCATATAAAATTCAAAGTTAACTCTGGTAGTAAAACCAGATTTTGGAGGGATAAATGGATTTTTGATTCTCCTCTATGCACTAAGTTTCCTAACCTTTTTGCAATCTCTAGAACTAAAGATTTAACAGTGGCAGATGTTTTTGATGTCAGTGCAGATGATTGGAATTTACTTTTACCAAGAAGAATGTCACCTGATGCTAGATTGGAACTCTCAAGTCTGCAAAATAGTTTGCAAGGCTTTGTGCTTAActtaatgcttcagatgaaatTTTATGGAACACTACCAGTAAAGGTCAATTCTCAGTAA